In Solanum stenotomum isolate F172 chromosome 6, ASM1918654v1, whole genome shotgun sequence, one DNA window encodes the following:
- the LOC125868278 gene encoding exosome complex component RRP45A-like, which produces MEQRLGNTWRMTVNEKKFIESALESELRVDGRRPFDYRALTIKFGREDGSSEVQLGQTHIMSFVTSQLVQPYRDRPNEGTLSVFTEFSPMADPSFEAGRPSESAVELGRIIDRGLRESRAVDTESLCVVAGKWVWSIRIDLHILDNGGNLVDAANIAALAALLTFRRPECTLGGDDGQEVTLHPPEVREPLPLIVHHLPIAVTFAFIGDEHMVIDPTHHEEAVMGGRMSVTLNANGDVCAIQKAGGHGVMQSVVMQCLRIASVKAGDITSKIKTVVESYKTERALRMVKRHAPINAVDVNEPGGKAKQILEGQKLKSEECSASQSDDMDVEQGRINKRTDKNRSFTGGPSSWDPYSEGVNTDELKATLASRGSVAVPMNLDNLGDTIRDETKSDEPLSDVNPVSSSTDSAGKEMATSKEKTLQDAVKPKNKRKKKKSSNTAAV; this is translated from the exons ATGGAGCAAAGATTGGGAAATACATGGCGAATGACAGTGAATGAGAAGAAGTTCATAGAATCTGCTTTAGAATCTGAACTAAGAGTTGATGGTCGCCGTCCTTTTGATTATCGAGCCCTCACTATCAAGTTCGGCAG AGAAGATGGTTCATCAGAAGTTCAACTAGGGCAAACTCATATTATGAGTTTTGTTACGTCGCAACTAGTGCAACCTTATCGAGATCGACCAAACGAAGGAACTCTTTCAGTATTTACTGAGTTTTCACCAATGGCGGATCCTTCTTTTGAGGCAGGTCGTCCTTCAGAGTCTGCTGTTGAGTTGGGTCGCATTATTGACAGAGGGTTAAG GGAAAGTAGGGCTGTGGACACTGAATCACTCTGTGTTGTGGCTGGGAAGTGGGTGTGGTCAATTCGTATTGATCTCCATATTTTGGACAATGGAGG TAATCTTGTTGATGCTGCCAATATTGCTGCTTTAGCTGCGCTTTTGACATTTCGGAGGCCTGAATGTACACTAGGAGGAGATGACGGGCAGGAAGTGACACTGCATCCAcccgag GTGAGGGAGCCACTTCCCTTGATTGTACACCATCTACCTATAGCAGTAACTTTTGCATTTATTGGAGACGAGCATATG GTTATAGATCCAACACATCATGAAGAAGCTGTTATGGGAGGAAGAATGTCCGTCACCCTGAATGCAAATGGTGATGTCTGTGCAATTCAAAAAGCTGGAGGACATGGTGTCATGCAAAGTGTTGTCATGCAGTGTCTACGCATAGCATCAGTAAAAGCCGGAGATATAACTAGCAAAATTAAAACAGTT GTTGAATCTTATAAAACAGAGAGAGCTCTCAGAATGGTCAAGCGACATGCTCCTATTAATGCTGTTGATGTCAATGAACCAGGTGGAAAG GCTAAGCAAATTTTGGAGGGGCAAAAATTGAAATCAGAAGAGTGCAGTGCTAGTCAGAGTGATGACATGGATGTCGAGCAGGGTAGAATCAACAAGAGGACTGATAAGAACCGGAGTTTCACAGGCGGGCCGTCCAGTTG GGATCCATATTCAGAGGGTGTCAACACTGACGAATTGAAAGCTACTCTTGCTTCTCGTG GTTCAGTTGCAGTGCCTATGAATCTAGACAATTTAGGTGATACTATTAGAGATGAAACAAAATCAGATGAACCACTTTCAGATGTTAATCCAGTATCTTCCTCGACTGACTCAGCTGGAAAAGAAATGGCAACGAGCAAAGAAAAAACTTTACAAGATGCTGTTAAGCCTAAAAACAAGcggaaaaagaagaaatcatCTAATACTGCCGCAGTTTAG
- the LOC125867385 gene encoding mitochondrial import receptor subunit TOM7-1-like, with product MAPKVMLKAKGKNTKKFAAVADEDGGAVTAVYTFVKDWSTWTAKKAKVITHYGFIPLVIILGMNSEPKPSLSQLLSPV from the coding sequence ATGGCACCCAAGGttatgctgaaggccaaaggaAAGAACACGAAGAAGTTCGCCGCCGTCGCCGATGAGGACGGTGGAGCTGTGACGGCAGTGTACACTTTTGTCAAGGACTGGAGCACATGGACCGCGAAGAAGGCCAAAGTAATCACCCACTACGGCTTTATTCCCCTTGTCATCATCCTCGGCATGAACTCTGAACCCAAGCCCTCGCTCTCCCAACTTCTCAGCCCGGTCTGA